In Longimicrobium sp., a single genomic region encodes these proteins:
- a CDS encoding MoxR family ATPase, with amino-acid sequence MLNALAPHAEEIGLALLPRLVDEVETVFRGKRETVRLSLAALLARGHLLFEDIPGVGKTTLARALTAALGLDFRRVQFTSDLLPSDVLGVSVYNPRTHEFETRPGPIFTHVVLADEINRAPPRTQSGLLEAMQEGRVTIDDRSFDLPRPFLVMATQNPLEQHGTYPLPESQLDRFLMRLAIGYPDADEERLVLLRSASGGDPVERIKPILDAPRVLALQDRVEQVHAEPALVDYLMAIIQATRGDPRLRAGASTRGAIGLLRAARGYALVDGRDFLAPDDVRRLVVPCLAHRLLPAAAAGPGDAYDEAVAVLEEILNTVPVPI; translated from the coding sequence ATGCTGAACGCACTCGCACCGCACGCCGAGGAGATCGGCCTCGCCCTTCTCCCGCGCCTGGTGGACGAGGTGGAGACCGTCTTCCGTGGGAAGCGCGAGACGGTGCGCCTGTCGCTGGCGGCGCTCCTGGCCCGCGGGCACCTCCTCTTCGAAGACATCCCCGGCGTGGGGAAGACCACCCTGGCGCGCGCCCTCACCGCCGCGCTGGGGCTGGACTTCCGCCGCGTGCAGTTCACCAGCGACCTCCTTCCGTCGGACGTGCTGGGCGTCTCGGTCTACAACCCGCGCACGCACGAATTCGAGACGCGCCCGGGGCCCATCTTCACGCACGTGGTGCTGGCCGACGAGATCAACCGCGCCCCGCCGCGCACCCAGAGCGGCCTTTTGGAGGCGATGCAGGAGGGGCGCGTCACCATCGACGACCGCTCCTTCGACCTGCCGCGCCCCTTTCTGGTGATGGCGACGCAGAACCCGCTGGAGCAGCACGGCACCTATCCGCTCCCCGAGAGCCAGCTCGACCGCTTCCTGATGCGCCTCGCCATCGGCTACCCGGACGCGGACGAGGAGCGCCTGGTCCTCCTCCGCTCGGCATCGGGCGGCGACCCGGTAGAGCGCATCAAGCCGATCCTGGATGCCCCGCGCGTGCTGGCGCTGCAGGACCGCGTAGAACAGGTGCACGCCGAGCCCGCGCTGGTCGATTACCTGATGGCCATCATCCAGGCCACCCGCGGCGACCCTCGCCTCCGCGCCGGCGCCAGCACCCGCGGCGCCATCGGCCTGCTGCGCGCCGCGCGCGGCTACGCCCTGGTCGACGGCCGCGACTTCCTGGCCCCCGACGACGTCCGCCGCCTGGTCGTCCCCTGCCTCGCCCACCGCCTCCTCCCCGCCGCCGCCGCCGGGCCGGGCGATGCGTACGACGAGGCGGTGGCGGTGTTGGAGGAGATTCTGAATACGGTGCCGGTACCCATCTAA
- a CDS encoding nucleotidyltransferase domain-containing protein, whose protein sequence is MRYFAVNPESAPHVRALERITGLSPASLKNELDRLLTLELLIRRNDGNKVRYCVNEESPLWAQFRALVRQLSAPVDVLPYALAEVDGVESAFIFGSFAKGSVREESDIDVMVLGDQIDAPSLTRHVIEASVLLGREVNVVQTTPTELRSGNKFYRNVAREAKQWLVDRSGLKKELETAA, encoded by the coding sequence GTGCGCTATTTCGCCGTAAATCCCGAGTCGGCGCCGCACGTGCGCGCGCTCGAACGGATCACGGGGCTGAGCCCGGCTTCGCTGAAGAACGAACTTGATCGGCTGCTGACGTTGGAACTCCTGATCCGTCGGAACGATGGCAACAAGGTCCGCTACTGCGTCAACGAGGAGAGTCCGCTCTGGGCACAGTTCCGCGCTCTGGTGCGGCAGCTCAGCGCGCCCGTTGACGTGCTCCCCTACGCCCTCGCCGAGGTAGACGGCGTGGAGAGCGCGTTCATCTTCGGATCGTTCGCAAAGGGAAGCGTGCGGGAGGAAAGCGACATCGACGTGATGGTACTCGGTGATCAAATCGACGCGCCTTCGCTTACCCGACACGTGATCGAGGCAAGTGTGCTTCTCGGGCGCGAGGTGAACGTCGTGCAGACAACGCCCACGGAGCTCCGGAGCGGCAACAAGTTCTATCGGAACGTGGCTCGCGAGGCGAAGCAGTGGCTGGTGGACCGCTCCGGTCTGAAGAAAGAGCTCGAAACGGCAGCATGA
- the egtD gene encoding L-histidine N(alpha)-methyltransferase, with amino-acid sequence MRVAREAANGRVALYDLEPVPDDLRADVLAGLSAPVKKLSPKYFYDEAGARLFERICELDAYYPTRTEIGILRRAAGEIARCIEPGCRLVEFGSGSGIKTRILLEELREVAAYIPIDISRAQLLAFAISVAEAFPELEVLPVCADYTSSFSLPEPTRPAAGAVAFFPGSTIGNFEPDDAARFLERVGELCGPGGRLLIGVDLAKEPAVIERAYNDPEGVTAAFNLNLLARINRECGADFDLAAFRHHAPYVQADGRVEMRLISTRAQEVRIPAAEGPHHTRITFQPGESILTEYSHKYAPGAFERLAHRAGWVLEQRWTDDRKWFGVYLLRRA; translated from the coding sequence ATGCGGGTGGCGCGGGAGGCCGCCAACGGACGCGTGGCGCTGTACGACCTGGAGCCAGTGCCGGACGACCTGCGGGCGGACGTGCTGGCGGGGCTCTCCGCGCCGGTGAAGAAGCTGTCGCCCAAGTACTTCTACGACGAAGCCGGGGCGCGGCTCTTCGAGCGGATCTGCGAGCTGGACGCCTACTATCCCACCCGCACGGAGATCGGCATCCTGCGGCGCGCCGCGGGGGAGATCGCGCGGTGCATCGAGCCCGGATGCCGCCTGGTGGAGTTCGGCAGCGGGAGCGGGATCAAGACGCGTATCCTCCTGGAGGAGCTTCGCGAGGTGGCGGCCTACATCCCCATCGACATCTCGCGCGCGCAGCTCCTGGCCTTCGCCATCTCGGTGGCGGAGGCGTTCCCGGAGTTGGAGGTGCTGCCGGTGTGCGCGGACTATACCTCCAGCTTCTCCCTGCCCGAGCCCACGCGCCCCGCCGCGGGCGCGGTCGCCTTCTTCCCCGGCTCCACCATCGGGAACTTCGAGCCGGACGATGCGGCGCGCTTCCTGGAGCGGGTGGGGGAGCTGTGCGGGCCGGGCGGGCGCCTGCTGATCGGGGTGGACCTGGCCAAGGAGCCGGCGGTGATCGAGCGCGCCTACAACGATCCGGAGGGGGTGACGGCCGCCTTCAACCTGAACCTGCTGGCCCGGATCAACCGCGAGTGCGGCGCCGACTTCGACCTCGCCGCCTTCCGCCACCACGCCCCGTACGTGCAGGCGGACGGCCGGGTGGAGATGCGCCTGATCAGCACGCGCGCGCAGGAGGTGCGCATCCCCGCCGCGGAGGGTCCGCACCACACCCGGATCACCTTTCAGCCGGGCGAGTCGATTCTCACGGAGTACTCGCACAAGTACGCCCCCGGAGCCTTCGAGCGCCTTGCCCACCGCGCGGGGTGGGTGCTGGAGCAGCGCTGGACCGACGACCGCAAATGGTTCGGCGTCTACCTCCTTCGCCGCGCCTAG
- a CDS encoding DUF58 domain-containing protein, with the protein MPSAPFWSTADSLRRWFRPPRRLRFSRAGWMFSGGALLLGVAAIGTGNNLLFLLLGAMLGFITLSGWLSEQMLRRVEVRRRPPRGITAGEPARVSYEVRNTKRRLPSFALEIGEAGSPARAWVAALEPGAAAVARAEGLWDRRGVYPLGTVTLATSFPFGLFRKERDVELPGEAVVWPRADRPVREPRPAGERSRPPGERPAGAGGPRGEFRALRPFRPGDDPRDVHWRTTARAGAPVVREYERDRTRALWICLELRAPDGDDAEAAIETAAALAAAATHRGDAFALATADARVSPGDGPGQLERVLDALARARFREDAPRPSPPVPHSECVWVTPGRAAESGWGDVFAMGAR; encoded by the coding sequence ATGCCCTCCGCGCCCTTCTGGAGCACCGCCGACTCCCTCCGCCGCTGGTTCCGGCCGCCGCGGCGGCTGAGGTTTTCGCGCGCGGGGTGGATGTTCAGCGGGGGGGCCCTGCTGCTGGGGGTGGCGGCCATCGGGACCGGGAACAACCTGCTCTTCCTGCTGCTGGGGGCGATGCTGGGCTTCATCACCCTCAGCGGATGGCTCAGCGAACAGATGCTGCGGCGCGTCGAGGTGCGGAGGCGACCGCCGCGCGGGATCACGGCGGGCGAGCCGGCGCGGGTGTCGTACGAGGTGAGGAACACGAAGCGCCGCCTCCCCTCCTTTGCGCTCGAGATCGGGGAGGCGGGGTCGCCGGCGCGCGCGTGGGTCGCGGCGCTGGAGCCCGGCGCCGCCGCGGTCGCGCGTGCCGAGGGTCTGTGGGATCGGCGCGGCGTGTACCCGCTGGGGACGGTTACGCTCGCGACTTCGTTCCCCTTCGGCCTCTTTCGCAAGGAGCGCGACGTGGAGCTTCCGGGCGAGGCCGTGGTGTGGCCTCGCGCGGACCGTCCCGTGCGCGAGCCGCGTCCGGCGGGGGAGCGCTCCCGGCCGCCCGGCGAGCGTCCGGCCGGGGCCGGAGGGCCCCGCGGCGAGTTCCGCGCGCTGCGTCCCTTCCGCCCCGGCGACGACCCGCGCGACGTGCACTGGCGCACCACCGCCCGCGCCGGCGCCCCCGTGGTGCGCGAGTACGAGCGCGACCGTACCCGCGCGCTCTGGATCTGCCTGGAGCTGCGCGCCCCCGACGGCGACGACGCGGAGGCGGCCATCGAGACCGCCGCCGCCCTGGCCGCCGCCGCCACCCACCGCGGCGACGCCTTCGCGCTGGCGACGGCGGACGCGCGGGTGTCCCCCGGCGACGGGCCCGGCCAGCTCGAGCGCGTCCTCGATGCCCTCGCCCGCGCCCGCTTCCGCGAGGATGCGCCGCGCCCCAGCCCCCCCGTTCCGCACAGCGAGTGCGTGTGGGTCACCCCCGGCCGCGCCGCCGAGAGCGGGTGGGGCGACGTCTTCGCAATGGGCGCGCGTTGA
- a CDS encoding AAA family ATPase — MIPTQYLRSVRLERHDVPSFDEYPFSLPAVRTLGKLDLHPEVTFLIGENGSGKSTLLEAIAVAWGFNAEGGSRNFRFATRNSHSELFRYLTLVRGAGQPHDGYFLRAESFFNVATEIERIDSADHALLPPLGRPIRESYGDLALHEQSHGESFFALMTERFTGGGLYILDEPEAALSPMRQMAALVRIRDLVKMKSQFLIATHSPILMAYPGARILLLEEGGIREVAYEDTEHYVVTREFLNNPQGMLRELMS, encoded by the coding sequence GTGATCCCAACGCAGTACCTGCGCTCGGTGCGCCTGGAGCGCCACGACGTGCCGTCGTTCGACGAGTACCCGTTCAGCCTCCCCGCGGTGCGCACGCTCGGGAAGCTGGATCTGCACCCTGAGGTCACCTTTCTGATCGGCGAGAACGGGAGCGGGAAGTCGACGCTGCTGGAGGCGATCGCGGTGGCATGGGGGTTCAACGCGGAGGGCGGGTCGCGCAACTTCCGCTTCGCCACGCGCAACTCGCACTCGGAGCTGTTCCGCTACCTCACCCTGGTGCGCGGGGCGGGGCAGCCGCACGACGGCTACTTCCTGCGCGCCGAGAGCTTCTTCAACGTGGCCACGGAGATCGAGCGCATCGACTCCGCCGACCACGCGCTCCTTCCGCCGCTCGGCCGCCCCATCCGCGAGTCGTACGGCGACCTCGCGCTGCACGAGCAGTCGCACGGCGAGAGCTTCTTCGCGCTGATGACGGAGCGGTTCACCGGCGGCGGACTGTACATCCTGGACGAGCCCGAGGCCGCCCTCTCGCCGATGCGCCAGATGGCCGCGCTGGTGCGGATCCGCGACCTGGTGAAGATGAAGTCACAGTTCCTGATCGCCACCCACTCGCCGATCCTGATGGCGTACCCCGGCGCGCGCATCCTGCTGCTGGAGGAGGGCGGCATCCGCGAGGTGGCGTACGAGGACACCGAGCACTACGTGGTCACCCGCGAGTTCCTGAACAACCCGCAGGGGATGCTGAGGGAGCTGATGTCGTGA
- a CDS encoding sodium:solute symporter, with amino-acid sequence MTFSALDFAIVIGYIVFVSVLGAVLGRQQKDASDYFLADRSIPWWAACFSLVATETSALTVISVPATAYGADLWMIQLALGYCIGRIGIAIFLLPRYFRGEIATAYVLLERRFGDRARRFASLLFLVTRTLADGVRIFATALPLAVVAGIPVWQSIVAIGVFTLLYSYYGGLRAVVWVDVAQLFIYVAGGIAVLWVLVRLVPGGWSGIVAAAEPGDKLRILHPSGGFADPKWLLTGIVGGAFLTMASHGADHLIVQRLLASPSLGDARKALVGSGIIVLIQFALFLLIGVGLFAYYKGAPFTPPDSVFPRFAVEHLPTGVRGLMVAAILAAAMSSSLNALAAVSVHDIYVPLTGRGGESHLLAVGKRFTLFWGAVMIVVSLAFQWVASGTPLVVIALQIASFTYGGLLGGFLLGLVSKRARERDALAGMAVAVAGMAALWALQQFGAIPKVIDTLWFALLGSAITVAVGSAMARLRPSPPRPEPLGA; translated from the coding sequence TTGACGTTCTCCGCCCTCGATTTCGCCATCGTCATCGGCTACATCGTCTTCGTGTCCGTGCTGGGGGCGGTGCTGGGGCGCCAGCAAAAGGATGCGAGCGACTACTTCCTGGCCGACCGGTCGATCCCGTGGTGGGCGGCATGCTTCAGCCTGGTGGCCACCGAGACCAGCGCGCTCACCGTCATCAGCGTGCCCGCCACGGCGTACGGGGCGGACCTGTGGATGATCCAGCTGGCGCTGGGCTACTGCATCGGGCGCATCGGCATCGCCATCTTCCTGCTGCCGCGCTACTTCCGCGGCGAGATCGCCACCGCGTACGTCCTGCTGGAGCGCCGCTTCGGGGACCGGGCGCGGCGCTTCGCCTCGCTGCTCTTCCTGGTCACGAGGACGCTGGCGGACGGGGTGCGGATCTTCGCCACGGCGCTGCCGCTGGCGGTGGTCGCGGGGATCCCGGTGTGGCAGAGCATCGTGGCGATCGGGGTCTTTACCCTGCTCTACAGCTACTACGGCGGGCTGCGCGCCGTGGTGTGGGTGGACGTGGCGCAGCTCTTCATCTACGTGGCGGGCGGCATCGCGGTGCTCTGGGTGCTGGTGCGGCTGGTGCCGGGCGGGTGGAGCGGGATCGTGGCCGCCGCGGAGCCGGGCGACAAGCTGCGCATCCTGCACCCCAGTGGCGGCTTCGCGGACCCCAAGTGGCTGCTGACGGGGATCGTGGGCGGCGCCTTCCTCACCATGGCCAGCCACGGCGCGGACCACCTGATCGTGCAGCGCCTCCTCGCCTCGCCCTCGCTGGGTGACGCGCGCAAGGCGCTGGTGGGGTCCGGGATCATCGTCCTCATCCAGTTCGCCCTCTTCCTGCTGATCGGGGTGGGGCTATTCGCGTACTACAAGGGCGCGCCCTTCACCCCGCCGGACTCGGTCTTTCCGCGCTTCGCGGTGGAGCACCTGCCCACGGGGGTGCGCGGACTCATGGTGGCGGCGATTCTGGCGGCGGCGATGTCGTCGTCGCTCAACGCGCTGGCGGCCGTATCCGTGCACGACATCTACGTGCCCCTCACCGGTCGCGGAGGCGAGAGCCACCTGCTGGCGGTGGGGAAGCGCTTCACCCTCTTCTGGGGCGCGGTGATGATCGTGGTGTCGCTCGCCTTCCAGTGGGTCGCGTCGGGCACGCCGCTGGTGGTGATCGCGCTGCAGATCGCCTCGTTCACCTACGGCGGGCTGCTGGGAGGCTTCCTGCTGGGGCTCGTTTCGAAGCGCGCGCGGGAGCGTGACGCGCTGGCGGGCATGGCGGTTGCCGTCGCGGGGATGGCGGCGCTGTGGGCGCTGCAGCAGTTCGGCGCGATTCCCAAGGTGATCGACACCCTCTGGTTCGCGCTGCTGGGCTCGGCCATCACCGTGGCCGTGGGCTCGGCGATGGCGCGGCTGCGCCCCAGCCCGCCCAGGCCCGAGCCGCTTGGCGCATAG
- a CDS encoding transglutaminaseTgpA domain-containing protein has product MTVALLHRRLTAGMALAALAAYAAGAGLGVGTVAAGAGLLLATLWQPPGSLSAWVERGTRAGILGLCAWMLHVAFVRGGDFMPQVLGMLLFLLVAESLRSLDARNDMRLYSLSFALMIAATGYYPGIAFAGAFAAYVALSALAMMVGFLRRQAEGYRAPEIRVGRRFLWTTAALSVVTLLMSAVLFVVFPRLPRQWNVHGRARGGEAMVGFGDGVSLAEHGSRLQLSDNPRVAFRAEFPDGPPPGLTSIHWRGRSYDRFDGTRWSRGPVGLVDLPPGAYRRRWGGEALRVRIFGGPPGVQVLFGPHPVLRVEARSAVRPFRDNSGDVRFNGSETPVYTVVSGPSAPPPEALAEGEDADSPQLAPYLMLPPVSLRMRRLADSLRAGTGTRLDQVQAVERHLRAFSYTLELPATRAETSLEHFLFRRRAGHCEYFSTAMAILLRAQGIPARNVTGFLGGEWNSGARYLRVTENDAHSWVEVWFPGAGWVPFDPTPPSRSDVVQPGFGSSWSGPFRFWFDGVEYRWYRWVIDYNLDRQLTVFRGVGSLFTRGEGAERDAGRPRPGGGGVPDEAPWIVIVLVVAGGAVWIIRRRGERLPAEARIYLALRRTYARAGIGDDAAGPLQWAEGLERSTAPGSESAARLVRLYLDARFGRRPAGQRGIAEMTRALDESRAALRARKRVPAVAAK; this is encoded by the coding sequence TTGACCGTCGCCCTTCTGCACCGGCGGCTGACGGCCGGGATGGCACTGGCCGCGCTCGCCGCCTACGCCGCGGGCGCCGGCCTGGGCGTGGGGACCGTCGCGGCGGGCGCGGGGCTCCTGCTCGCCACCCTCTGGCAGCCGCCAGGCTCGTTGAGCGCGTGGGTGGAGCGGGGGACGCGCGCCGGCATCCTGGGGCTGTGCGCGTGGATGCTGCACGTCGCCTTCGTGCGCGGCGGCGACTTCATGCCGCAGGTGCTGGGGATGCTCCTCTTCCTCCTGGTGGCCGAGTCGTTGCGCTCGCTCGACGCCAGGAACGACATGCGGCTCTACTCGCTGAGCTTCGCCCTGATGATCGCGGCCACCGGGTACTATCCGGGGATCGCCTTCGCGGGGGCGTTCGCGGCGTACGTGGCCCTTTCGGCGCTGGCGATGATGGTCGGCTTCCTCCGCCGCCAGGCCGAGGGCTACCGTGCGCCTGAGATCCGCGTGGGCCGCCGCTTCCTGTGGACCACCGCCGCGCTGAGCGTGGTGACGCTGCTGATGAGCGCCGTCCTCTTCGTCGTCTTTCCGCGCCTGCCGCGGCAGTGGAACGTGCACGGCCGCGCCCGCGGCGGCGAGGCGATGGTGGGCTTCGGCGACGGCGTGTCGCTGGCGGAGCACGGCTCGAGGCTGCAGCTCAGCGACAACCCGCGCGTCGCCTTCCGCGCCGAGTTCCCGGACGGCCCACCGCCCGGCCTCACCTCCATCCACTGGCGGGGCCGCTCGTACGACCGCTTCGACGGCACCCGCTGGTCGCGCGGCCCCGTGGGGCTGGTCGATCTCCCCCCGGGCGCGTACCGCCGCCGCTGGGGCGGCGAGGCGCTGCGCGTGAGGATCTTTGGAGGGCCGCCGGGCGTTCAGGTGCTCTTTGGGCCGCACCCCGTGCTGCGAGTGGAGGCGCGCTCGGCCGTGCGCCCCTTCCGCGACAACAGCGGCGACGTGCGCTTCAACGGCAGCGAGACCCCCGTCTACACCGTCGTCTCCGGCCCCTCCGCTCCCCCGCCGGAGGCGCTGGCGGAGGGGGAGGACGCCGATTCCCCGCAGCTCGCCCCCTACCTGATGCTCCCGCCCGTCTCCCTGCGGATGCGCCGCCTGGCCGACTCCCTGCGCGCGGGCACGGGCACGCGGCTGGACCAGGTGCAGGCGGTGGAGCGCCATCTGCGCGCCTTCAGCTACACGCTCGAGCTCCCCGCCACCCGCGCCGAGACGTCGCTGGAGCACTTCCTCTTCCGGCGCCGCGCGGGGCACTGCGAGTACTTCTCCACCGCGATGGCGATCCTGCTGCGCGCGCAGGGCATCCCCGCCCGCAACGTCACCGGCTTCCTGGGCGGCGAGTGGAACAGCGGCGCCCGCTACCTGCGCGTGACGGAGAACGACGCGCACTCCTGGGTAGAGGTCTGGTTCCCCGGCGCCGGATGGGTTCCCTTCGACCCCACGCCCCCCTCGCGCTCCGACGTGGTGCAGCCGGGATTCGGGAGCTCGTGGAGCGGCCCCTTCCGCTTCTGGTTCGATGGCGTCGAGTACCGCTGGTACCGCTGGGTGATCGACTACAACCTGGACCGGCAGCTCACCGTCTTCCGCGGCGTCGGCTCCCTCTTCACCCGCGGCGAGGGCGCCGAGCGCGATGCCGGCCGCCCGCGCCCCGGCGGCGGCGGCGTGCCGGACGAAGCGCCCTGGATCGTGATCGTGCTGGTGGTGGCCGGCGGCGCGGTGTGGATCATCCGCCGCCGCGGCGAGCGCCTCCCCGCCGAGGCGCGCATCTACCTTGCGCTCCGCCGCACGTACGCCCGCGCCGGCATCGGCGACGATGCGGCCGGCCCGCTGCAATGGGCCGAAGGGCTGGAGCGCTCCACCGCGCCGGGCTCGGAGTCCGCCGCCCGCCTGGTGCGCCTCTACCTGGACGCGCGCTTCGGCCGCCGCCCCGCGGGACAGCGGGGCATCGCCGAGATGACCCGCGCCCTCGACGAGTCACGCGCCGCCCTCCGCGCCCGCAAGCGAGTACCCGCGGTCGCGGCGAAGTAA
- a CDS encoding undecaprenyl-diphosphate phosphatase: protein MDLYLFLKAVILGIVEGATEFIPVSSTGHLILFQDWLNFEGKKEFAFAIFIQLGAILAVVWVYREKIWEVLRTWKTPQSKRLIINIIVASIPAAVIGLPTNDWVEENFSGPFTVALALLVGGVGILLIEHYFRKPTVESVDDIPLSKALWVGFFQVLAMLWPGISRSGATIMGGLGIGLSRKAATEFSFFMAIPAMLGASLVKMGKIMDVATTADIPVFATGFIVAFISALVVIRGLLAYVSKNDFKPFAWYRIALGIVLLAWYWNNPTGA, encoded by the coding sequence ATGGACCTGTACCTGTTCCTGAAAGCCGTGATCCTTGGCATCGTGGAAGGCGCCACGGAGTTCATCCCCGTATCCTCCACCGGGCACTTGATCCTCTTTCAGGACTGGCTCAACTTCGAGGGGAAAAAGGAGTTCGCGTTCGCCATCTTCATCCAGCTCGGCGCCATCCTGGCCGTGGTGTGGGTGTACCGCGAGAAGATCTGGGAGGTGCTGCGCACCTGGAAGACCCCGCAGTCGAAGCGGCTGATCATCAACATCATCGTCGCCTCGATCCCCGCGGCGGTGATCGGGCTGCCGACGAACGACTGGGTGGAGGAGAACTTCTCCGGCCCCTTCACCGTGGCGCTGGCGCTGCTGGTGGGCGGCGTCGGCATCCTGCTGATCGAGCACTACTTCCGCAAACCGACGGTGGAGTCGGTGGACGACATCCCGCTGAGCAAGGCGCTGTGGGTGGGCTTCTTCCAGGTGCTGGCGATGCTGTGGCCGGGGATCTCGCGCTCGGGGGCCACCATCATGGGGGGGCTGGGGATCGGGCTTTCGCGCAAGGCGGCCACGGAGTTCTCCTTCTTCATGGCGATCCCGGCGATGCTGGGCGCCTCCCTGGTCAAGATGGGCAAGATCATGGACGTCGCCACCACCGCGGACATCCCGGTCTTCGCGACGGGCTTCATCGTCGCCTTCATCTCCGCCCTGGTGGTGATCCGCGGGCTCCTGGCGTACGTCTCCAAGAACGACTTCAAGCCGTTCGCCTGGTACCGGATCGCGCTCGGGATCGTGCTGCTCGCCTGGTACTGGAACAACCCGACGGGGGCGTAG